A region of the Enoplosus armatus isolate fEnoArm2 chromosome 8, fEnoArm2.hap1, whole genome shotgun sequence genome:
cagaatgctgcgcgtactgacaggaaccaggaaaagagatcatatttctcctgtattagccTCTCTGtactggctccctgtaaaatccagaatagagtttaaaatccttctcctcacctacaaacctcttactggtcaggcaccatcatatcttaaagagctcatagtaccctattaccccactagagcactgcgctcctagaatgcagggttgcttgttGTTCCTaaagagtctccaaaagcagagcaggagccagagccttcagctatcaagctcctctcctgtggaatcggctcccagtttgcgtccgggaggcagacacactctctacttttaagagcaggcttaaaactttgctttttgataacgcttatagttaagggctggctcaggcctgcctggaccagcccctagttatgctgctataggcttagactgctgggggacctcccatgatgcactgagctttcctcctctatctctccatctttacacattcatgtcccaccaatgcatgttactaactttatatcttccccagAGTTTCTGGTGCTTTCttgtctcgcaggttcctgtggatcgtggtcctggtacaggtggctgctgccgccacgggcctgcttgactctcattgctacaattattatttttagtcatagttctgttactattaaagttgttattgctattattaattatatttcattcttctttattacagctgtaactactattatcgGGAATTttcccattattattataattacagttGCTACGGTTACTACTGGTGCTGCTATaaatctctgcctgtctgtctgtttttctttctctctgcatgtctctctctctctctctctctctctctctgtctctctctctgtctctgtctctgtctctgtctctgtctctctctgtctctgtctctgtctctgtctctctgtctctctctctctgtctctctctgtctctctctctctctgtctctgtctctctctctctctctgtctctctctctctctctgtctctgtctctctctctctctctctgtctctctctctctctctctctctctctctccaacccaaccggtcaaagctGATGActgcccacctagagtctggttctgctcgaggtttctgcctcttaaaaggaagtttttcaaTTCCTGATCAGAGGGGTGAatactgattttaaaaaaattgCCTTTgaacacacattaaaatgagCAGACATTTGCTGCAGTAAAACCTCAGTCTTGGATAATTATTGCATATATAACTCATAATTAAGCAATATACACAATAACGTATATGTGTAACAATAGGCTAAATTACTTACTTAATGtatattaatcatttagtctactATTCATATCCAATCTCTTAAAGCATCTGAGTTTATTTAACCTGTTTCCCAAAAAAGTTGATAGAAATCAAGTTTACAAGTTGACGGAAATCAGATTCATCATGAATCATACTTGATATATGATTGTTTCTTGATACAGAACAAGAACTGGGAAGTAACCACTAAAATGTGTAGATTCAGAAATAGACAGTGTTGACATGGTATATGAGGTACCGACAAGATggaaatgaatgacaaaacgATGGCATGCGGCTGACAGGAAGTGCACATGAATTTCTTGAACAAAAGGTAAAACCTTCAAGGAGGCACCTACCCAGTACAGCATTCATTTGATTATTAGGAGGTCAAAAGGCATCTCGAGGTAAAAGTTCAAACTGGGTTAAATGTGGTTGGAAAGCAAATGTTTTTAGATGTCTAAGCTACATATCACTATATTTTCAACACTGTTTCAATGactaattttttttattattgaattcCTTGTCTGCTCTGcttgtctttacattttaacatatttttgatCTAGATGGATTAAAAGCAAGATCCCTATTGAAGGACAATCGGCCCCTTGTTCTTCTGCTCTTTGAAACAACCTTTGTCCAAATGTCGGCCACCTCCCCAGGACACGAGTAGGTGATCCTTCTCTCTGTTCAAAGTTCTGCTTTCTGCCAGTCTGTTCGGGCAGAGGAACTTATGCGCTGACGTTGACACCAGTAgtcatgtcactgtgtgtgcgtgtgtgggggggtggttACACGATCTCACTGCGTTTCCTGTTTCTCGAGCAACTTCTCTGAAGACTCCAAAGAACTGACATCTCTgacccataaacacacacacacacacagataaacacacagggTTCCTTTTAACGCTGTATTTGACTCAGCTTCAAGGGAAATCCACAGATGGTCGGGAGGTGAAACTAACGCTCATCTAAAGTTGGTTGTTTAACTTCCACACAGTCTACTCTTCCAACATGGACTTGGTCTTGGTAAGTAATTTAATTCAGATCTTTTTATTTGGATGCTTTAATTTAGTCTCTGTGAATGGATTTTAGATAACCATCACTCAGTGTTACAGGAACTGTTGTCCCAGTATGGCCCAGTATGGCTGCAGTATGTCTCAGTATTTGCTGCATAAGGTCGGTTAAAgggttcattttcattttaaatgcttttttttttttttttgtggcgtTTTTAAGAACTCATCATTTGTATATCCTTGAGTACTGTGAGAGagctatacagtatatataatcTTGCTGTTATGGTTTCAGTTCACTTTAAGAGTTCACATTAAGGCTCAACATGTTGCTTCTTATCAGTTGCTGCAAAACGCCAAGGGCGTAGTGTTGATAGGAGATATGAAGTTATATGTGAATGAGTGAAGTGGATCAGGTCTCTCGATTAACGGGGCTCTCTGTCAAGGCCTTGCAGCTCTGGTAGCAAAGATGTCTAGCTTTGttagaccaacagtccaaagcctGAAGATTTTCAGTTCACTATCATAAAAGactaacaaaaacagaagataattcttttttctttttctttttactttttggtgaTTGACTAATCGATAAATCAACTAGTTGTTTCTTCTCTAAGATTGACATATTTAGGTATGTCTGTGACCGAAAGAGATAAGAATTTGTTTTACAACCATTTTAAGATAGCCCTGGACAAAGCCAAACAAGATATCAAACGACAGCCAGCCCTTCTTTGGTTGCTGGCTGGAAGATATAACACTGTAAAAGTGgtgattttcttattttgattttaaacaatACCAATACTGATACCAAGGTCACTTTTCGAGGAGTTAAACAAACATGCATCGACATCTGCTGAGTTTTTTTGAAAGGCAGAAGGAAGATGGAGGGTTGTCTCCTGTCaaatcatatttattattattgtgcagCCAACAAGCTGGTGTTTTGGGTCCAGGAAGAGGTGGATGAAGAACCCGCTCCCCCTCCCAATGGGCACAATCCTGCAACCTTCTTACGCTAAACTCTGATTTGTGCCCTGCTGCCACTAAACAGCTTTTTCTCAAGGCTCCTATTTGAGGTAGTTCTCTGGTCTCTGCCTCCCTTTACTGACATTATGTGACCTGCGTAAAGGACCTCTTTAGAGACctctttttgtcaaaaaaatgtttctgtctgtctcttgagGCCCCACAGAACAGTTGGACGAAAGACTGCTTGGAAACGGACCCACTGCAAAAGCATATAGTATCTATTTTATACAAGACAATCCCTGCAGCTGCATCTTCTACTGCAGGTCAGATTAAGCTGCTATGGGAAGAGGAGCCGGGCTCACAAATATCAGAAATGTCCTGGCAATTCGCAATTGGTCTGGTTTGCGTCAGGCATGGCCTACTACAGTTTGGAGTGTGTCACAGCCTCCATCTGAACAGCAGCTAATTGGCAAAAACCTGTGCAATGAACCATGTTGGCAATACAGCTGTGCTGTCAATGTGTCTGGGCCAGTTGGTTTGTGAGCATCTTCCTCTCTACACTGTTCCTCACATCGTCAAAAACCTCATCTTTTGTTTcaggttttccctctgatgatTGCTGTCCTTTCCACTGGACAGAGTTACACTGAGGGGACAGAACAAACCAGTAATTCATGTTATGCATTGTGCCCAGCTGGTAAGTTATAACAAGGAACTGTATGCATTGGCCTTGCGTTGTGGAGTTATTGTGGAACGATCACATATTAACCTCGTTccctttccccttttctccaCCATCTGCCAGGATATCATAAAGTTGCTGCCTGCGATGATCCAGCTGCAGAGCAcagatgtgaaaaatgtgctaataacacattcacagaaataaaaaactCTGCACTGAAATGCCGAAGGTGTGACTCGTGTGGACGTAAGTATCTTGTTCAAATACCATTGATTGGGTTGGGTGATAGAAACGCATGCTGTCAACTTGTGGATGTTGTGTGAGCTTTTGAAGTTAAGAAGAACACTGCGATGAAATCAATCTGTCGAGGGTGGGAAATCTTCCAAACATTGTATGTCGCTGTTGTCACTGGAAAGCAGGAAGTGGCTGTAGCAGGTTGAGGCTGTAAATCTAAGATTAGTGACTTTGTTTCATAAAGGCAACGTGTGAATTCATACACTGAGTGGCATCCCCAGTGTAACTCCAGGTTACATGGTCTTGTCTTAAAGGTTAGTTCTGTTGAGCATACATTTACTTACTAGAACTAGAATTAAGAAATGAGCTGTGTGCCGACTGAAACGGCGTGAGAATTGATGAAAATAGTCTGTGAGTTGTACCTGTGGCCGCCTTGTCAGCACACTGTGTTTCGATTCCCCCCCCAGATTATGAGGTGGAAATAAGGCGCTGCTCCTTTAATAGTAATGTGGTATGTGACTGTAAAGAGAGGTACTACAATGCAGGCTCGAACCGCACCGGCATGCTTTGCAGCCCTTGCTGCTGTAAGAATTGTAAAGGTAAGTGAAGTCAAAGTGTTTAAGCCCCAGGTTGGTATTCACAGCTGCCATATTGATTCATATCCTGGTTTATTCACTGTGATATAAACACTCTCACAAGGAAGCCTCACAGTCACCGTCATATGTTCCTTTTCAGTGCCTGATAATAATCCTGACTACAAGAGGAAGTGCCAGCCCTGCCAAAGGTGGGAGATCTTACAATATGAAATTTCTTTTTTGTGACAGAGTGGAGAGCACACACAGAATTGCAACCTTAACTGAGGgcaatcagaaatcagaaataaatCCATCTGCATACTGTAGTGGTAGCTCCCAATAAATCTTTGGAGCTAGGGAAGGTGTCACTACTATGCTTTCGTACTTTTTTGGGTGTCTGATTTATTATCATCACTATCTCTTGATCTTTCTACTTGTCTTAGTTGCTATATTGACCTTTTAACACATTCTATATCTTCTATGTTATTGTAGAAAGTAATAGATTCTTAGATTAGATTTTTCTCTTTATGTTGACTGGAGCAGATTGATTTTTACTTACGCAGATTGCaatgagagtgtgtttgtgtatatactgtactgcGTATCTCCTTCTCTGTGACCAAGCTTGACCAAAACCTCTGTGGGCttgaaacaaaagctgaaacaatcagtcgaTGAATCtattagttgatcgacagaaaatacatttgcaacaattttgatagtCAATTGTTTCAGAAGTTTAAACAAGCAAAAATGGGAACTATTTGATGATTCCACCTTCTCAAATATTATGATTTGCTTCTTTTGCATGttattttaaatatctttgggtcaCTGATGGTTGGCCAGACATAACAAGACATTTTcataaactaaaaacaaaaacagccttttaGTCTTGAtctaaaatgtgtctctgtggtcaAATCAGGCATGTCATGCTGTCTTCTCGTTAGAGTGGAGGAAACATCTGCGAATCTATGGTGCACATCTCTTTTAGACACTCAGTTCCTGTGGTTTTAAAGCCCTGCACTACATGTGCTGAACAGTGTGGCTGCGGATGTTATAAGTCACCACACAGAGGCGGTTTTGTTCAGACTGTTAGGATAGCCTCACGGATAAAGGATTATAACTGTGCGCACAAGAttgctgttttgtattttacacacattAAGAATAGGTTCacaatttttcaagtctgtcttaaaacaatagtcgAATGCCCATATGAACATTGAAAACTGTACTCATTCCTTCTGCTGATGCTGGCAATGGAATGATCCCTTTCTAATGCGCTTTTGATTTACGTGAGGGTGGACAAAAATTTATTCAAACTTTTTTCTGAAGCTAATATGGGGCTTCAGCTGTCAATCTTCCACAGTTCCAGttgtttttgcacagatttccctcttttttttgttgctataCTATCCCTCCACTACGACTCAGCAGGGAGACACTGTGCAggcaaacacaaagagggaaagaagataTCCACTTAATGTGACTTATTCAAGCTGTTGAAGCCTCATAGaaacttcagataaactttgcAACATATTTTTACCCAGGACAAGGACTGTGGATTGTGTACCCCATCGCTTGCCTTGAAATtgtgaacctgtcctttaatGTACAGATAAATACGTTGTCAGATTCCACTGTTGTCTATATtagtctctcctctttttcaggAAGGAGTGTTTGAAAGACCCAGAATGCAAGATGAAATCTACAGCAACTACAATTTCACCCTCTACAAATCTACCTACAACTACATCGGCAACTACATTTGGTAGTGAATTTATGACCTCGACAGCTACACCGACATCTACAAGAACCACAGCTTCAAGCAGCCCTGATGAGAATCCAGCTCCACCTAACTGTTAGTTCTAAACCTGCACTGTACTTTGACCAGTAAAGTGGCTGAATAACTCACTGGCCTCTggttttgtagtttgtttttttttttttaactcatatGCCCTTTACAATCACATTAGCTGTGATGATATTTTAGTAAGTTTAACAGAGCCTGATTGTTTCCCCCTTTGGGCTCGGATTTGAATAATTCATCATCAAATGTTTTCCGACGGAATCACGGTATGTTATgtcagtgtttctttgtgtccaCAACAGGGACCCAAATGCCCTGGCTGATTCTGTCGGGGGTTATAGTGGCATTTCTGGTGCTCTTTTGGCTCCTGCTCTTCACCAGGAACCTGTTTAGATATCCAGACAGTTGTCCCTGCTGGAGTGTGAACAAAGACCCAGACCTTGCTGTCGAGGACCCCAAATCCAACGGTAACCAGTGATAGAAtgtaactaagcacatttactcaagtactgtacttaagtgcagttctgaggtacttgtactttaattttacaaattgtccttttttacatttttttgacagcttattatttgacagttgttcacatacaacaacaacatctgatCGATTGTA
Encoded here:
- the LOC139289441 gene encoding tumor necrosis factor receptor superfamily member 1A; its protein translation is MDLVLVFPLMIAVLSTGQSYTEGTEQTSNSCYALCPAGYHKVAACDDPAAEHRCEKCANNTFTEIKNSALKCRRCDSCGHYEVEIRRCSFNSNVVCDCKERYYNAGSNRTGMLCSPCCCKNLPDNNPDYKRKCQPCQRKECLKDPECKMKSTATTISPSTNLPTTTSATTFGSEFMTSTATPTSTRTTASSSPDENPAPPNWTQMPWLILSGVIVAFLVLFWLLLFTRNLFRYPDSCPCWSVNKDPDLAVEDPKSNEQSSHQDSSPTTLTLNISEETPMMTLSQSPASPEHAAHSNPLLPDTEHKAARQEEQLEHWPAIVLYAIIKEVPLRRWKEFLRLLSVADQQLERVELEAGLGSMERQYQMLRLWSQRSSASLNDVFSALRYMDLSGCAQLLQESLDKLQ